One Setaria viridis chromosome 5, Setaria_viridis_v4.0, whole genome shotgun sequence genomic region harbors:
- the LOC117857554 gene encoding probable 3-beta-hydroxysteroid-Delta(8),Delta(7)-isomerase has product MGHPYTPAELQLPGYVPLQLSQGQIVAPYLGTSLFVTLVVWLISGRCRALSKTDRLLMCWWAFTGLTHIIIEGTFVFAPNFFKKENPNYFDEVWKEYSKGDSRYVARDTATVTVEGITAVLEGPASLLAVYAIASRKSYSHILQITVCLGQLYGCLVYFITAYLDGFNFWVSPFYFWAYFIFANSIWVWIPTLIVMRSWKKICAAFRAEKVKTK; this is encoded by the exons atggGGCACCCTTACACGCCGGCGGAGCTGCAGCTGCCGGGCTACGTGCCGTTGCAGCTGTCGCAGGGCCAGATCGTCGCGCCCTACCTGGGCACCTCGCTCTTCGTCACCCTCGTCGTCTGGCTCATCTCCG GAAGATGCCGTGCACTGTCCAAGACCGATCGTCTGCTCATGTGCTGGTGGGCGTTCACCGGCCTCACTCACATCATCATCGAGGGGACCTTCGTCTTCGCCCCCAATTTTTTCAAGAAGGAGAACCCCAACTACTTCGATGAAGTTT GGAAAGAGTACAGCAAAGGCGATTCCAGATACGTCGCTAGGGATACCGCAACCGTCACAGTTGAAGGGATAACGGCGGTGTTGGAAGGCCCTGCATCACTGCTTGCAGT CTATGCCATTGCATCCCGCAAGTCCTACAGCCATATTCTCCAGATTACCGTCTGCTTGGGTCAGCTCTACGGATGCTTGGTTTACTTCATCACCGCATACTTGGATGGCTTCAACTTCTGGGTCAGTCCATTCTACTTTTGGGCATATTTCATTTTCGCAAACAGTATCTGGGTTTGGATACCAACACTCATCGTCATGAGGAGTTGGAAGAAGATTTGCGCAGCATTTCGAGCTGAAAAGGTGAAGACTAAGTAA
- the LOC117858677 gene encoding probable 3-beta-hydroxysteroid-Delta(8),Delta(7)-isomerase translates to MAGHGHPYSPAELELPGFVPQRLSQVEILAPFLGASLLVALAVWLVSGRCGGRLSRTDRLLMCWWAFTGLTHVVLEGAFLFTPDFFSKEEPNYFDDLFKEYSKGDSRYAARNTGILALEMITIGLKGPASLLAVYAVASRKSYSHILQLAICLGQLYGCLFYFITAYLAGFNFWVSPFYFWAYFVGANSSWVVIPTLIAVRSWKKICAAFEAGKLKTR, encoded by the exons atGGCCGGACACGGCCACCCTTACTCGCCGGCGGAGCTGGAGCTGCCGGGGTTCGTGCCGCAGCGTCTCTCGCAGGTCGAGATCCTCGCGCCTTTCCTAGGCGCGTCCCTCCTCGTCGCCCTAGCCGTCTGGCTCGTCTCAG GAAGATGCGGCGGCAGATTATCGAGGACCGACCGCTTGCTCATGTGCTGGTGGGCGTTCACGGGGCTGACTCACGTCGTCCTCGAGGGGGCCTTCCTCTTCACCCCGGATTTCTTCAGCAAGGAGGAGCCCAATTACTTCGACGACCTCT TTAAAGAGTACAGCAAAGGTGACTCCAGATACGCCGCCAGGAACACCGGGATCCTCGCGCTCGAAATGATAACGATCGGGTTGAAAGGCCCTGCGTCTCTGCTCGCAGT CTATGCAGTTGCATCCAGGAAATCCTACAGCCACATCCTCCAGCTCGCCATTTGCTTGGGCCAGCTCTACGGATGCTTGTTTTACTTCATCACCGCATACTTGGCTGGCTTCAACTTCTGGGTCAGTCCATTCTACTTCTGGGCATATTTCGTCGGCGCAAACAGTTCGTGGGTCGTCATACCGACGCTCATCGCTGTAAGGAGCTGGAAGAAGATTTGCGCGGCATTTGAAGCTGGAAAGCTCAAGACTAGATAG